In Devosia sp. XK-2, one DNA window encodes the following:
- the fabG gene encoding 3-oxoacyl-[acyl-carrier-protein] reductase: MFDLSGKRALVTGASGGIGREIAKALAAAGATVALSGTRVGALEETAKEIGKDCPILPANLSKLEEVDALVPSAEAAMGGVDILVNNAGLTRDNLFMRMKDDEWNEVIAVNLTAAFHLNRAVLRGMMKARWGRIIGISSVVGVMGNPGQGNYAASKAGLIGMNKALAYEVASRNITVNSIAPGFIASAMTDELNDKQRESILSTVPAGRLGTAQEVAGCCVFLASEAAAYITGHTLNVNGGMAML; encoded by the coding sequence ATGTTTGATCTTTCTGGAAAACGCGCTCTCGTGACCGGCGCCAGCGGCGGCATTGGTCGCGAGATCGCCAAGGCGCTGGCCGCGGCGGGCGCTACGGTGGCCCTGTCGGGCACGCGGGTCGGTGCGCTGGAAGAAACGGCCAAGGAAATCGGCAAGGATTGCCCGATCCTGCCGGCCAACCTCTCCAAGCTCGAAGAAGTCGACGCGCTCGTGCCCAGCGCCGAGGCGGCCATGGGCGGCGTCGACATTCTGGTCAACAATGCCGGCCTCACCCGCGACAACCTTTTCATGCGCATGAAGGATGACGAGTGGAATGAAGTGATTGCGGTGAACCTGACCGCCGCTTTCCACCTCAACCGCGCCGTGCTGCGCGGCATGATGAAGGCGCGCTGGGGCCGCATTATCGGTATTTCCTCGGTGGTCGGCGTCATGGGCAATCCGGGGCAGGGCAATTATGCCGCCTCCAAGGCGGGCCTGATCGGCATGAACAAGGCGCTGGCCTATGAAGTGGCCAGCCGCAATATCACCGTCAATTCCATCGCCCCGGGTTTCATCGCCTCGGCCATGACGGACGAACTCAACGACAAGCAGCGTGAGTCGATCCTGTCCACGGTGCCGGCCGGCCGGCTCGGCACGGCGCAGGAAGTAGCCGGCTGCTGCGTGTTCCTGGCCAGCGAGGCGGCCGCCTATATCACCGGGCACACGCTTAATGTGAACGGCGGCATGGCAATGCTCTGA
- the rpsF gene encoding 30S ribosomal protein S6, protein MALYEHIYLARQDVSQQQVEELTAQLTEVLGQGGGKVTKNEYWGLKGLSYRIRKNRKAHYTLLNIEAPATAVAEMERQMRINEDILRFMTVRVDELEEGPSAMMQKRDRDDREGGRGGFSAERRPRRF, encoded by the coding sequence ATGGCCCTTTACGAACACATCTACCTGGCTCGCCAGGACGTTTCCCAGCAGCAGGTCGAAGAGCTCACCGCTCAGTTGACCGAAGTGCTCGGCCAGGGTGGCGGCAAGGTCACCAAGAATGAATATTGGGGTCTCAAGGGCCTCTCCTACCGCATCCGCAAGAACCGCAAGGCTCATTACACCCTGCTCAACATCGAAGCGCCGGCCACCGCCGTTGCCGAGATGGAACGCCAGATGCGCATCAATGAAGACATTCTGCGCTTCATGACCGTGCGCGTCGACGAGCTGGAAGAAGGCCCGTCCGCGATGATGCAGAAGCGCGACCGTGACGACCGCGAAGGCGGCCGCGGCGGTTTCTCCGCTGAACGCCGTCCGCGCCGCTTCTAA
- the fabF gene encoding beta-ketoacyl-ACP synthase II — protein sequence MRRVVVTGLGLVTPLGCGVEATWSNILAGKSGAKRIDDFEIDDIACQIAHRIPLGDYADGKYNPDEWMEVKEQRKVDPFIVYAMAAATQAIQDAGVEPKTQEEQERTGVLIGSGIGGVGGIYDASVTLHEKGPRRISPFFIPGRLINLASGQVSIRFGLKGPNHSVVTACSTGAHAIGDAARLIALGDADVMVAGGTESCVNRLSLAGFSAARALSTGFNDNPTAASRPYDKDRDGFVMGEGAGIVVLEDYERAKARGAKIYGEVIGYGLSGDAYHITAPSPDGDGGFRAMSAAVKRAGISPAEIDYINAHGTSTPLGDEIELGAVTRVLGDAAKGAVMSSTKSAVGHLLGAAGSVEAIFCLLAMRDSIVPPTLNLDNPSVETEMNLVPHKALKKNVNVALSNSFGFGGTNATLVMRKVS from the coding sequence TTGCGCCGAGTCGTCGTCACCGGACTGGGTCTTGTCACGCCGCTTGGCTGCGGCGTGGAAGCAACCTGGTCCAATATTCTTGCCGGCAAGAGTGGCGCCAAGCGTATCGACGATTTTGAAATCGACGATATTGCCTGCCAGATCGCCCACCGCATTCCGCTTGGGGACTATGCCGACGGCAAGTACAACCCCGACGAATGGATGGAGGTCAAGGAACAGCGCAAGGTTGATCCTTTCATCGTCTATGCCATGGCTGCGGCCACTCAGGCCATCCAGGACGCGGGTGTCGAGCCCAAGACCCAGGAAGAGCAGGAGCGCACCGGCGTTCTGATCGGCTCGGGTATTGGCGGCGTTGGCGGCATCTATGATGCGTCCGTGACCCTGCATGAAAAGGGGCCGCGCCGCATCAGCCCCTTCTTCATTCCGGGCCGGCTCATCAACCTGGCCTCCGGCCAGGTCTCGATCCGCTTTGGTCTCAAGGGTCCGAACCACTCGGTGGTCACAGCCTGTTCGACCGGCGCGCACGCCATTGGCGACGCTGCCCGTCTCATCGCCTTGGGCGATGCCGACGTGATGGTGGCCGGTGGCACGGAAAGCTGCGTCAATCGCCTGTCGCTGGCCGGTTTCTCGGCCGCGCGTGCGCTCTCGACCGGCTTTAATGACAATCCCACCGCCGCGTCGCGTCCCTATGACAAGGACCGCGATGGCTTCGTCATGGGCGAAGGCGCGGGCATTGTCGTGCTCGAGGATTACGAGCGGGCCAAGGCCCGTGGCGCCAAGATTTATGGCGAGGTGATCGGCTATGGCCTTTCGGGCGATGCCTATCACATCACTGCGCCTTCGCCCGATGGCGATGGTGGCTTCCGCGCCATGAGCGCAGCAGTCAAGCGCGCCGGCATTTCACCCGCCGAGATCGACTATATCAACGCCCATGGCACCTCGACGCCGCTTGGTGACGAGATCGAACTGGGCGCAGTGACCCGCGTGCTGGGTGATGCGGCCAAGGGCGCAGTGATGAGCTCGACCAAGTCGGCCGTTGGCCACCTGCTAGGCGCTGCCGGCTCGGTGGAGGCGATCTTCTGCCTGCTCGCCATGCGCGACAGCATCGTGCCGCCGACGCTGAACCTGGACAATCCTTCGGTTGAGACCGAGATGAATCTCGTGCCGCACAAGGCGCTCAAGAAGAACGTCAATGTGGCGCTGTCCAACAGCTTCGGCTTTGGCGGTACCAATGCCACACTGGTGATGCGCAAGGTCAGCTAA
- the rplI gene encoding 50S ribosomal protein L9 translates to MKVILLERVGRTGTIGDEVNVKDGFARNFLLPQGKALRATEANRKKFENERAHIEQRNEERRNAAAGIAEGLNGHAVIMIRQAGETGQLYGSVAARDIVDALAKNGFTVQRNQVDLADPIKTVGVHTVALSLHPEVAVEITVNVARSEDEAERQAAGEDVTVHTFEADQDGDFAAGQQDAASDDRFEE, encoded by the coding sequence ATGAAAGTCATTCTGCTCGAACGCGTGGGCCGCACCGGCACCATCGGCGACGAAGTCAACGTCAAGGACGGCTTTGCCCGTAACTTCCTCCTGCCCCAGGGCAAGGCCCTGCGCGCCACGGAAGCCAACCGCAAGAAGTTCGAAAACGAACGCGCCCATATCGAACAGCGCAATGAAGAACGCCGCAATGCCGCTGCCGGCATTGCCGAGGGCCTCAATGGCCACGCCGTCATCATGATCCGCCAGGCCGGCGAAACCGGCCAGCTTTATGGTTCGGTCGCTGCTCGCGACATCGTCGACGCCCTGGCCAAGAACGGCTTCACCGTTCAGCGCAACCAGGTCGACCTTGCCGATCCGATCAAGACCGTTGGCGTGCACACCGTTGCGCTCTCGCTGCACCCCGAAGTGGCTGTCGAGATCACCGTCAATGTTGCCCGTTCGGAAGACGAAGCCGAGCGTCAGGCCGCGGGTGAGGACGTCACCGTCCACACCTTCGAGGCTGACCAAGACGGCGATTTCGCTGCCGGCCAGCAGGACGCGGCTTCGGACGACCGTTTCGAAGAATAG
- a CDS encoding replicative DNA helicase, with protein MAEIARLHPAEDKAFRVAPHNVDVEQALLGAILINNDAFYRVADFLLPEHFYEPIHREIYELAGKIIRAGKAAEPATLKTHLPDQLLPDVTMMQYLSRLAAEATTVLNAADYGQAIYDLAIRRNLIMVGEEMVSVAYEGDVEMTPVKQIEKVEGELFQLAEKGRYDGGFQAFGAALNASIQMAGEAFQRDGGLSGIATDLHDLDRQMGGLQRSDLIILAGRPAMGKTSLVTNIAYNVAKAWRGDVTPDGHSKTVNGGVVGFFSLEMSSEQLATRILAEQAEISSSDIRRGRIHDNQFAKLVDVSNIMSKVPLYIDDTGGISVAQLAARARRLKRQKGLDLLIVDYLQLLSGSSKASSQNRVQELTEITTTLKALAKELEVPIIALSQLSRQVEARDDKHPQLADLRESGSIEQDADVVLFVYREEYYLKNKEPKEGTPEHLTWQGEMEKVHGKAEVIIAKQRHGPTGTVQLSFEAQFTRFGNLARADYLPERME; from the coding sequence ATGGCCGAGATCGCACGCCTTCACCCCGCCGAAGACAAAGCCTTTCGCGTCGCGCCGCATAATGTGGATGTGGAGCAGGCGCTGCTGGGCGCCATCCTGATCAATAATGACGCCTTTTATCGCGTTGCCGATTTCCTGCTGCCCGAGCATTTCTACGAACCCATCCATCGCGAGATTTACGAGCTCGCCGGCAAGATCATCCGGGCCGGCAAGGCGGCGGAACCGGCCACGCTCAAGACTCACCTGCCCGACCAGCTCCTGCCAGACGTGACCATGATGCAATATCTGTCGCGCCTGGCTGCCGAGGCGACGACGGTGCTCAATGCAGCGGACTATGGCCAGGCCATCTACGACCTCGCCATTCGTCGCAACCTGATCATGGTCGGCGAGGAGATGGTCTCGGTCGCCTATGAAGGCGACGTCGAGATGACGCCGGTCAAGCAGATCGAAAAGGTTGAGGGCGAACTGTTTCAGCTCGCCGAAAAAGGCCGCTATGATGGCGGATTCCAAGCCTTTGGCGCCGCACTCAACGCCTCGATCCAGATGGCCGGCGAGGCCTTTCAGCGTGACGGCGGTCTTTCGGGTATTGCCACGGACCTGCACGATCTCGACCGGCAGATGGGTGGCTTGCAGCGAAGCGACTTGATCATCCTTGCCGGCCGTCCCGCCATGGGCAAGACCTCGCTCGTCACCAATATCGCCTATAATGTCGCCAAGGCTTGGCGGGGCGATGTAACGCCTGACGGCCATTCCAAAACGGTCAATGGCGGCGTTGTCGGCTTTTTCAGCCTGGAAATGAGTTCGGAACAGCTCGCCACCCGTATTCTGGCCGAGCAGGCGGAAATCTCGTCCTCCGACATCCGCCGCGGCCGCATTCACGACAATCAATTCGCCAAGCTGGTCGATGTTTCCAACATCATGAGCAAGGTGCCGCTTTATATCGACGATACCGGCGGCATTTCGGTGGCCCAGCTCGCCGCCCGCGCCCGGCGGCTCAAGCGGCAAAAGGGCCTGGACCTGCTCATCGTCGACTATTTGCAGCTCCTGTCCGGTTCATCCAAGGCGTCGAGCCAGAACCGCGTGCAGGAATTGACCGAGATCACCACCACCCTCAAGGCGCTCGCCAAGGAGCTCGAAGTCCCCATCATCGCCCTCTCCCAGCTCTCGCGCCAGGTGGAAGCGCGCGACGACAAGCATCCGCAATTGGCGGACCTGCGCGAATCGGGGTCTATCGAGCAGGATGCGGACGTGGTTCTGTTCGTCTATCGTGAAGAATACTATCTCAAGAACAAGGAACCCAAAGAGGGCACGCCGGAGCATCTGACCTGGCAGGGGGAAATGGAAAAGGTGCATGGCAAGGCGGAAGTGATCATCGCCAAGCAGCGCCACGGCCCCACCGGCACCGTGCAGTTGAGCTTTGAGGCGCAATTTACCCGCTTTGGTAACCTTGCTCGGGCAGACTACCTGCCCGAACGCATGGAATAG
- the rpsR gene encoding 30S ribosomal protein S18: protein MKDLTTSQARRPFQRRRKTCPFSGENAPKIDYKDVRLLSRYVSERGKIVPSRITAVSAKKQRELARAIKRARFIGLMPYAVQ, encoded by the coding sequence ATTAAAGACCTTACCACTTCCCAGGCTCGCCGTCCGTTCCAGCGTCGTCGCAAGACCTGCCCGTTCTCCGGCGAGAATGCGCCCAAGATCGACTACAAGGACGTGCGCCTGCTTTCGCGCTACGTGTCCGAGCGCGGCAAGATCGTGCCGAGCCGCATCACCGCCGTTTCGGCCAAGAAGCAGCGTGAACTGGCCCGTGCCATCAAGCGCGCCCGTTTCATCGGCCTGATGCCCTACGCCGTCCAGTAA
- a CDS encoding acyl carrier protein, producing MSDVADRVRKIVVEHLNVDAEKVTEKASFIDDLGADSLDQVELVMAFEEEFSVEIPDDAAESIQTFGDAVAFLTKATS from the coding sequence ATGAGCGATGTCGCTGATCGGGTCCGCAAGATCGTTGTGGAACACCTCAATGTGGATGCCGAGAAGGTCACCGAAAAGGCCAGCTTCATCGACGATCTGGGTGCTGACTCCCTGGATCAGGTCGAACTGGTGATGGCATTCGAGGAAGAATTCTCGGTCGAGATTCCTGACGACGCTGCCGAGTCGATCCAGACCTTCGGTGACGCGGTCGCTTTTCTGACCAAGGCCACCAGCTAA
- the mltG gene encoding endolytic transglycosylase MltG, with protein sequence MNDRRNRRRRRSGNGMIDVLNGLLTLLVIGLVVVGGGLFFVASQYYGDGPTRGDRVFRVESGNTLSTTANRLEEQGFITNSVIFSQFGSRVEESAVVKAGDFNIPAGASMSEILKELTQGNPLRYAVTIPEGWTVWQAIQRINADDRLTGSIDQLPSEGSILPGSYDYTPGDTRQSVLDDMQLAMTQALAEVWEGRQADLPLESPAEMLILASIVEKETGIATERPQIAAVFVNRIREGMRLQSDPTIIYGITLGQSTLDRGIRRSEIEEKTPYNTYQIDGLPPTPIANPGIEALRAVAHPDGHDYLYFVAKGATPREGHVFAETYAEHQQNVARYREIAAEAAAQAEAEAEAARQALEAEEAGAATQGETAQ encoded by the coding sequence ATGAACGACCGCAGGAACCGGCGCCGCCGCCGCTCGGGCAATGGCATGATCGACGTTCTCAACGGTCTGCTGACCCTGCTGGTCATCGGCCTGGTCGTCGTGGGTGGTGGCCTGTTCTTCGTGGCCTCGCAATATTATGGCGATGGGCCGACGCGCGGGGACCGCGTCTTCCGCGTGGAGTCGGGCAATACGCTCTCGACCACTGCGAACCGGCTTGAGGAGCAGGGTTTCATCACCAATTCGGTGATCTTCAGCCAGTTCGGCAGCCGGGTGGAGGAAAGCGCCGTCGTCAAGGCCGGCGATTTCAACATCCCCGCCGGCGCCTCCATGTCCGAAATCCTCAAGGAACTGACCCAGGGCAATCCACTGCGCTATGCGGTGACCATTCCCGAAGGCTGGACCGTGTGGCAGGCCATTCAGCGCATCAATGCCGATGACAGGCTGACCGGCTCGATCGACCAGCTTCCGTCCGAAGGCTCGATCCTGCCCGGCAGCTATGACTACACCCCTGGCGACACCCGCCAATCGGTGCTGGACGACATGCAATTGGCCATGACCCAGGCGCTGGCCGAGGTCTGGGAGGGACGGCAGGCCGACCTGCCGCTCGAATCCCCCGCCGAAATGCTGATCCTGGCGTCAATTGTCGAGAAGGAAACGGGCATCGCCACCGAGCGCCCGCAGATCGCCGCGGTTTTCGTCAATCGCATCCGTGAGGGCATGCGCCTGCAATCGGATCCGACCATCATCTATGGCATCACCCTTGGCCAATCGACGCTGGACCGGGGCATTCGCCGCTCGGAAATCGAGGAGAAGACGCCCTATAACACCTATCAGATTGACGGCCTTCCCCCCACGCCCATTGCCAATCCGGGCATCGAGGCCTTGCGAGCGGTCGCACATCCCGATGGTCACGATTACCTCTATTTCGTCGCCAAGGGCGCCACGCCGCGCGAGGGTCACGTCTTTGCCGAGACCTATGCCGAACACCAGCAGAATGTGGCGCGCTATCGCGAAATAGCAGCCGAGGCCGCCGCTCAGGCGGAGGCCGAAGCGGAGGCCGCGCGTCAGGCGCTGGAGGCCGAAGAGGCCGGTGCGGCCACACAAGGCGAAACCGCGCAGTGA
- a CDS encoding YicC/YloC family endoribonuclease, whose translation MTGFARAERQSGDMQVQVELKSVNSRGLDIRLRLPPGLDALDVPLRQLLTKSLSRGALNLAVAAGGGAATGAVRLNPEALAAVLAAMEQLRKQITTDLPRPEGILALPGVLETDDGAEGVDEDQQAELVLDCTREAIARLQAARRQEGAAIAAVLLAQLDTIADLVERAERHPARDRAYIEARLRDQLALLRDDTSLPPERLAQEALLLATKADIQEELDRLRAHIAAARKLIGEGGPVGRRLDFLAQEFNREANTLCSKANAVALTAIGLDLKAAIDQLREQVQNLE comes from the coding sequence ATGACCGGCTTTGCCCGCGCCGAGCGGCAAAGTGGCGATATGCAGGTGCAGGTCGAGCTGAAATCGGTCAATAGCCGTGGGCTCGATATAAGGCTGCGCCTGCCGCCGGGCCTGGATGCGCTCGACGTGCCGCTGCGCCAATTGCTTACCAAGTCGCTCAGCCGCGGGGCCCTGAACCTCGCCGTCGCGGCGGGTGGCGGTGCGGCTACCGGTGCCGTGCGCCTCAACCCCGAGGCTTTGGCGGCCGTGCTGGCGGCCATGGAGCAGCTCCGCAAACAGATAACGACCGATCTGCCGCGTCCCGAAGGCATTCTGGCTCTACCCGGCGTGCTTGAAACCGATGACGGGGCAGAGGGTGTCGACGAGGACCAGCAGGCGGAGCTGGTATTGGATTGCACGCGCGAGGCCATTGCCCGGCTGCAAGCGGCCCGCCGCCAGGAGGGTGCAGCGATTGCCGCCGTGCTGCTGGCCCAGCTCGACACCATTGCCGATCTGGTGGAGCGGGCCGAACGCCACCCCGCGCGTGACCGGGCCTATATCGAGGCTCGGCTGCGCGATCAGCTCGCTCTGCTGCGCGACGATACCAGCCTGCCGCCAGAGCGGCTTGCCCAGGAAGCGCTGCTGCTCGCCACCAAAGCCGACATTCAGGAAGAGCTGGACCGGCTGCGCGCCCATATCGCGGCCGCGCGCAAATTGATCGGGGAGGGCGGCCCGGTCGGACGTCGACTCGATTTTCTGGCACAGGAATTCAATCGCGAGGCCAATACGCTCTGTTCAAAGGCGAACGCTGTGGCGCTGACGGCCATCGGCCTTGACCTCAAGGCGGCGATCGATCAACTACGCGAACAGGTTCAAAACCTCGAATAG
- the fabD gene encoding ACP S-malonyltransferase, producing the protein MSISAFTFPGQGSQAVGMGKDLAAAFPEARAVFHEVDEALGERLSATMFEGPEDILRLTENAQPALMAVSMAVIRVLEAKGVSLKDHAKYVAGHSLGEYSALCAAGTFSLADAARLLRTRGQAMQKAVPVGHGAMAALLGLDLDTAKAVAAEAAQGEVCDVANDNAPGQVVVSGATAAIERAVEIAKGKGAKRALLLPVSAPFHCSMMQPAADAMQAALAEVEMKAPVVPLVANVLAAPISVPADIRQRLIEQVTGVVRWTESVTWLTTAGGVANLVELGSGKVLTGLAKRIAPDASAQAISSPADIDAFVAQLGA; encoded by the coding sequence ATGTCCATTTCCGCTTTCACTTTTCCCGGGCAGGGCAGCCAGGCCGTCGGCATGGGCAAGGATCTTGCAGCTGCCTTTCCTGAGGCGCGCGCCGTGTTCCATGAGGTTGACGAAGCGCTGGGCGAGCGGCTTTCGGCCACCATGTTCGAGGGGCCAGAGGACATTCTGCGCTTGACGGAAAATGCTCAGCCCGCGCTGATGGCCGTCAGCATGGCAGTTATTCGCGTGCTCGAGGCCAAGGGCGTTTCGCTCAAGGATCACGCCAAATATGTCGCCGGCCATTCGCTGGGCGAATATTCCGCGCTTTGCGCCGCTGGCACCTTTAGCCTGGCCGATGCTGCCCGGTTGCTGCGCACCCGCGGCCAGGCCATGCAGAAGGCCGTGCCGGTGGGGCATGGCGCCATGGCCGCGCTTCTGGGGCTCGATCTCGATACGGCAAAGGCCGTCGCGGCCGAGGCGGCGCAGGGCGAGGTCTGCGATGTGGCCAATGACAATGCGCCCGGGCAGGTTGTCGTCTCCGGCGCCACGGCCGCAATTGAGCGCGCTGTGGAAATCGCCAAGGGCAAGGGCGCCAAGCGCGCGCTGCTGCTGCCGGTGAGCGCACCGTTCCACTGCTCCATGATGCAGCCGGCAGCCGATGCCATGCAGGCCGCGCTCGCCGAAGTGGAGATGAAGGCCCCCGTCGTACCGCTCGTGGCCAATGTGCTGGCCGCCCCCATTTCTGTCCCCGCCGACATCCGCCAGCGCCTGATCGAGCAGGTGACCGGGGTCGTGCGTTGGACCGAAAGCGTCACCTGGCTCACCACTGCCGGCGGCGTGGCCAATCTGGTCGAACTCGGCTCGGGCAAGGTGCTGACGGGCCTTGCCAAGCGCATTGCGCCCGATGCCTCGGCCCAGGCGATCAGCTCGCCGGCCGATATCGACGCCTTTGTCGCCCAATTGGGCGCCTGA